A genomic window from Labrus bergylta chromosome 7, fLabBer1.1, whole genome shotgun sequence includes:
- the LOC136179692 gene encoding carbohydrate sulfotransferase 6-like has translation MPRCKVNLSTMIFLVILQGAAVVLFCGWYMELSPCSPAPSNGKVHVLLLSSWRSGSSFLGQVFSQHPSVYYLMEPAWHVWTRLQKPGARLLRMAVRDLLRSVFQCDLSVMEAYLPENHNVSTLFMWSHSRALCSPPACPLTPRTEFSNQTWCKQACDARGLQWAQDACSTYSHVVLKEVRFFELESLYPLLQDPSLDLRIIHLVRDPRAVLKSREEAAKALMRDNAVVLEQRTIPAAEVQYQVMREICRSHVRINERAILKPPPFLEGRYKMVRYEDVARNPLKEINAIYEFVGLEMTKELEEWIFRVTHGKGKGTKKEAFKITSRNAADVSQAWRSILPHNKVKRVQEVCKGAMSLLGYRTVYSEKEQKSLDIDLLVPQEPYQFSWLPTKTEHPGTS, from the coding sequence ATGCCGCGCTGCAAAGTTAACCTCAGCACCATGATTTTCCTGGTGATCCTGCAGGGTGCAGCGGTGGTCCTCTTTTGTGGCTGGTACATGGAGCTGAGTCCCTGCAGCCCTGCGCCTTCAAATGGCAAAGTTCACGTTCTTCTGCTGTCGTCATGGCGATCAGGCTCATCCTTCCTCGGTCAGGTGTTCAGCCAACACCCATCAGTGTACTACCTCATGGAGCCCGCTTGGCATGTGTGGACCAGACTACAGAAACCGGGTGCACGGTTGCTTCGGATGGCCGTAAGAGATTTGTTACGGAGCGTCTTCCAGTGTGACCTCTCTGTGATGGAGGCCTATCTGCCAGAGAATCACAATGTGTCCACCTTGTTTATGTGGTCTCACAGCCGAGCCCTGTGCTCGCCACCGGCCTGTCCTCTCACGCCACGTACCGAGTTCAGCAACCAGACTTGGTGCAAGCAGGCGTGTGATGCCCGGGGCCTCCAATGGGCGCAGGACGCCTGTAGCACTTACAGCCACGTGGTGTTAAAAGAAGTGAGGTTCTTTGAACTGGAATCCCTCTACCCACTCTTGCAGGACCCAAGCCTGGATCTCCGCATCATCCACCTGGTCCGAGACCCCCGTGCAGTTTTGAAATCTAGAGAGGAAGCAGCCAAAGCCCTCATGAGAGATAATGCTGTTGTGTTAGAGCAAAGAACCATACCAGCAGCGGAGGTGCAGTATCAAGTCATGCGGGAGATCTGCCGCAGCCATGTGCGTATCAACGAGAGAGCCATCCTGAAGCCCCCCCCTTTTCTTGAAGGTCGCTACAAAATGGTCCGCTATGAAGATGTTGCCCGCAACCCACTCAAGGAGATAAATGCCATTTATGAGTTTGTAGGTCTGGAGATGACTAAAGAGTTGGAGGAGTGGATCTTTCGTGTGACACACGGAAAAGGCAAAGGCACCAAGAAAGAGGCTTTCAAAATTACATCAAGAAATGCTGCTGATGTCTCCCAGGCTTGGCGTAGCATACTCCCGCACAACAAAGTCAAACGAGTCCAGGAGGTGTGTAAAGGAGCCATGTCACTGCTCGGGTACAGAACAGTTTACAGTGAGAAAGAACAGAAGAGCCTGGACATAGACCTTCTCGTGCCACAAGAACCATACCAGTTCAGCTGGCTGCCAACTAAAACAGAGCATCCAGgaaccagttaa